In one Choloepus didactylus isolate mChoDid1 chromosome 1, mChoDid1.pri, whole genome shotgun sequence genomic region, the following are encoded:
- the HES1 gene encoding transcription factor HES-1, with protein sequence MPADIMEKNSSSPVAATPASVNTTPDKPKTASEHRKSSKPIMEKRRRARINESLSQLKTLILDALKKDSSRHSKLEKADILEMTVKHLRNLQRAQMTAALSTDPSVLGKYRAGFSECMNEVTRFLSTCEGVNTEVRTRLLGHLANCMTQINAMTYSGQPHPALQAPPPPPPGPGGPPHAPFAPPPLVPIPGGAAPPPGGAPCKLGSSASEAAKVFGGFQVVPAPDGQFAFLIPNGAFAHSGPVIPVYTSNSGTSVGPNSVSPSSGPSLTADSMWRPWRN encoded by the exons atgccagCTGACATAATGGAGAAAAATTCCTCGTCCCCGGTGGCTGCCACCCCAGCCAGTGTCAACACGACACCGGATAAACCAAAGACAGCATCTGAGCACAGAAAG tCATCAAAACCTATCATGGAGAAGAGACGAAGAGCAAGAATAAATGAAAGTCTGAGCCAGCTGAAGACACTGATTTTGGATGCTCTTAAGAAAGAT AGCTCGCGTCATTCCAAGCTGGAGAAGGCGGACATTCTGGAAATGACAGTGAAGCACCTCCGGAACCTGCAGCGGGCGCAGATGACGG CCGCGCTGAGCACAGACCCGAGCGTGCTGGGGAAGTACCGCGCCGGCTTCAGCGAGTGCATGAACGAGGTGACCCGCTTCCTGTCCACGTGCGAGGGCGTTAACACCGAGGTGCGCACCCGGCTGCTCGGCCACCTGGCCAACTGCATGACCCAGATCAATGCCATGACCTACTCCGGGCAGCCGCACCCAGCCTTGCaggcgccgccgccgccccctCCAGGGCCGGGGGGGCCCCCGCACGCGCCTTTCGCGCCGCCGCCGCTCGTGCCCATCCCCGGAGGCGCGGCGCCCCCTCCAGGCGGCGCGCCCTGCAAGCTGGGAAGCTCGGCTAGCGAAGCGGCCAAGGTATTTGGTGGCTTCCAGGTGGTGCCGGCTCCTGACGGCCAGTTTGCCTTCCTCATCCCGAACGGGGCCTTCGCCCACAGTGGCCCGGTCATCCCCGTCTACACCAGCAACAGCGGGACATCCGTGGGCCCCAACTCAGTGTCGCCTTCCAGCGGCCCTTCGCTTACGGCGGACTCCATGTGGAGGCCGTGGCGGAACTGA